The window CAGCATAAAGATTATCCAAAGGAATATTCTTTATGCACACCTCTGAACCTAAGTTACCGTTACTATCCTATCTCAGCTGCTCGCTTCTGGCGTCAGCCTTTATGAGGACGACCTTCAAACGTTGTATCGTGGTCGACCCCGTCCTTTGTCTTGCTTATCCGTTACCGTGGTTACCAAATTTGGACCTATAcagtgttatgaaacaataaaagaagaagaagagtattataGAGAAAAGTACGGagaagagagaattcttattgatttggggtTAATTTAAATGGAATAGAAcacctctatttatagggaaagagtgatttagccaccaagtaacaagctctaaaatctctctaaatatagacattcaccttaaatacaattctatttatacaTTAAAatgtaatttttcctttttcaattcaTTAATTTTTTTGGATAGTCTTTTTCGGgccaaatttgttttttttttttaaaatgactaAAAAAAGCAAGACAGCCGCAAATAATCTCTAAACAGCAACCTTATTGGTGTCGGATTTGTAGAACATTCTTACCTATCGCTTTATGGATTCAGTGTCCTTGTTAATATATGTTACCTTCTTGCTACTTGGGGGTATCCGATCGATCGGCCAATGGCAAGCAACTCGCCATGTCTTCCCATTGAATTGGTATTTCATATATTGAGCTTCTTGCCAATGAAGTCTTTGGTGAGATTCAAATGTGTATGCAGGCTTTGGAACACCTTATTTCTGGACATTCAATTCAGGTTCCTTTACTGGCGAAATTTGCGTTTGCGTCTGATTTCGGAAGAGGAGAAAACCGACATACACACTCACATCATGCGGATTGCTGAAGGCAACTTTCTTAAGAGTGCTGAGAGCAGTGATGGCTTATGGCTGTTACAAACTTCATCTTCTGTTTCTCATTATAGATGTCGCGTAAGTTTCCCTCCGTTACTCCAATATCTTGAATTTCTCGGCCCACAAAATCTTAGTTTGTGCTCTGCCGTCGAGTTCATTCCATCTACCCGAGCTGTTGAGTTGGTTTCTGTTCATGAAGATGAAAATCAAGTTCTTGGCTATGAAGTTCTTCATATTGGACCTATTGATAATATTGCTACCACTACTACTTATTCATGGCGAGAACTTCAAGTACCTGAGTTGTTCAATAGTGGACGATACGGGGagagaaagagaactaatctggATTCTTTTCCCAAATCTGCAGTGCGAGAAGGACTTGTTCTTTTCTTTAGAAGGGGAGTTGCTTATTGTATTTGGACCGCTGAAAATAATCTTGATATACATGTTGATATTTTGGATATGGTGAATGAGAGCTACATTGGTCATACTACTctttctgctggaaccttcatcTCAGATGGGTTGAGCAGGATTCAACTCTTGGATTGGAATAGCCAGCTCTCAATCGCTGAAGTGGTTAATGACGAGCTTCATGTTTTGGTGTTAGACGATTACAAAAAAAACAGCAGATAAAATGGAGTAGACGAATCTTCAGGCTCATGACATCGTTAACAGAAGTTATTTGTTTACTTGTTGATAAATCTGCATTGTTCTTTTCTCATTCACAGGGTTTGAAGAAATATGATCTCTGCAGCATTGATATTAACACCGGGAATGTAAAAACAATACAGTCCGTCTGTTACATGCCTGATGCTGTTTGGGTCAACTATATTCTTTTCTCAATAGTTTAGTTCTCAAGGTTTTCTAACATTCTTGTTTTCCTTCCAAacttaatttttgtgttttttttccttttccattgTGATTATGAACAAACAAATGTTAATTATTGTGGTTAAGGTTATGACACCTTAAACTTATTATTACTAACTTGTTATGCTAGCTTGAACCAGTAGTCTCCACATTAACGTCGACCTTGCATCCATAGGCGTATGTAGTGTTATAGTACCGGTTCATCTGAACCCGGTACCTTTGACGCGGAGTATGAATTtagtgtaaaaattcattaaaattgtaatACATAGTGggtttgaacccataactttaagaATATAATAGGTTCAATAGTAAGAACTTGAACCCATAGAGTTTAAATCCTAGATCCACCTCTGCTTGCAGCTCCTCTTCCCTTTCGCCCTTCAAGCAGAAAAATTATATTTCTGGGTGAGAAAAATAGTAATGATTTGTCACTACCTGATACACAACTAATGAATTACGTATAATCTTTCACCTCAAGTATAACAAATTCATTATTTTTGAGTTGGTCAGCCAATGTGTTACACTGCTTCAGCATATTGATTCATTTCTCTCACCAAGATCTTAGCAGCAACTCCTCTAACTCTGCTATTGCAGCCtcttcatcttcatcctcatcgtaATCAAAGATGCTATCATCGTCAGCTTCTTCCTCTGCTCCTGCTCCATACATTGAACATGATCATCCAATAGTACATAAATGAGTATAGTTTTTGACATACAAGATTTGAAGCACAGACCTGAACATGCAGTCTCCACATAAGAATCCTCAAACAATTTCTCATTCAAAATTGACCTCACAGCTAAATCTGAATTGTCGCGGAGCACAAAGTAATTAGGGTGAGAAAGGTAGTAATGATGAGCCGCCATCTGATATGAAGGCATAAAGACTTCCATGACACATTCTTCGGATTGATAATCACTAATTGGATTATGTCGTATTGCAAGCTCTCTTGCGTCACTAGTAGATGCTGAGGACTGGTCCAATTCTTGCTTATCATATGCAAGTGTAGCTCCAAGCTCTTTCATCTTAAAAGTGTTACCCCAACAAGGCAATGAAACATTAATCTGATCACCAGTTTGTAAATATTTCCCAAACTCCCAGTGGCATAAAAATGTCAACCTGTTGTTCTCTCCTGGAATGCCAATGAACGATGGGGCATAAATCCACTTAAGACCTTTTGTAATGTTTTGGACCTTGATGTAAAATGTATGCCCGTCCCTAAAATAGCGAAATTTACGAGGACTAGAACGTGCATAGACAACGCAAATGTGCAGTCCTGTTATCTTGATATTAGGAAGTGAATCGACATTCAGGGTCAACAACCTCTGTTCACTCTTGTTGCTGAACCAGCTTGGAACCTCATTTCCTGGAAAATAAGTACTGAAGATGCCAAATTCATGGAGTCCCTGatgccaaaaaagaaagaaaaaatacttTACATTGAATCAGCTCTACAGGTTGAGGAGAAAGTTTACAGTGAGAAACAAACTTACCTGCTGTACTGAATATGTGCTTTTTGTGCAAGTGAACCTACTAAATATTTCCACCACTGTATCTTGTCTGTTATCCAGCTTGAGAAGTCTTAGAGTATTCAATATTTCCACTTCAAAATGATCAATGGGATTTAGCTTGAAAAGTCCTGAAATCTCACTTAAATTCTCACTTTCCAATACATCTAAAAAGAGAGCTGACATTAGGTTGGGTAGATTTGTAACTGTTTCCAGTGATGAACATCTAACTGCCTTCAGCTTAACAAGGCTCGGCGGAAGCTCTGGCAGAGATTGGAGGCTCGGGCATCCATCTAACCAAAGGTCTTGGAGCAAACAAAGGTTCTTTATATTCTGAGGCAGGTTATAAATCAGATTTTCGCTTAGATTCAAGAAGCATAGTGAGGGAAGGTTACAGAGGCCAAACGATAGAGCATCGTCTGTTAAGTTGCATTTAGCAAGACTTAAGCTGACGAGCGAACTTGATAAAGAAGAGAAGGAAAACTGGTTAGAGTCTGGGGATCTTCTTAGGTTTGATGACCAAGTTTGCCAGAGGGACCTCCATGATTTCTCATTACCACCAACTGGCGCTAGCTGACCAAAATTCATGCCATTAGCCTGTAGAGTTTTCAAAGATTCTAGCTTGCCTAGCTCTATTGCTGATGTAACTAGTCTAGAACATCCAGAGATAATAAGTTTTTCTAAGGATTTGAGCTTACAAAAGCTTCCAGGTAGCTTCCTTAGATTCTTGCAGTCTCTTAAGTTCAGATAGACCAGTCGGTCGAGGACTCCAATTGATTCATGAATCTTGACCAACTTAATGCAGTCTTTCAATATCAAAGTTTTTAGATTGGGAAGTCCGCAAAAATCAGGAGTTCTTTTTAGGAAATGGGAATGACTAAAGTTAAGGATCTTCAATGATCTGAGAATCTGCAACATGGAAGTAGGAGGTAAAAGTTAAGTCTAATTCAAAAGACATTTTCCTGCAGTAGATGAAAAGGAAACACATCTATAACATACCTTAGTTCCATCCCAGGttttttccaaacaactttttttcATTTCAAGGGCAACCAGACTCTCTAGAGGGAGATCTTCAGGAATGGTCTTCATATGAAATCCAGACCAACACAGTAATCTCAGACTTTTCGGAAACAAACTATAGAATTCAGTGAATCTTACATAACTAAGCTGGAGAATCCTCAGCCTCTGCATTCTTGAAAATGCATCAGCTTCAAATTCTATATTGTTTGAACCCTCTGTATCGGCATCACCAAAATGCTCCAAATGCTTACGGCGTTTCTTTGAATTGCCATGACCAACCAGACCAATATCTTCGTTGAAGAAATATGATCTGACAGATTTGAGTAGTTTGGACAATTTTGTGGACATTTCCTTGTCAAGAACTAAGCATTCAATTTTTTCAGTTCCCTGATAGAAAAACAACAATTGTTTATTCATTATTGCCTATTATAATGCATACACAATATCAAAGATTAAAAGAGTGTTACAGTTTTTTCATTCAAGATATTGAAGGAATCTCTGTATCGCCAAACTCTGCTTCTCTTCCAAGGCTCCCAAGGGGATTCTAGACGAATAATTTCTTTTCCCATATCTTGAATCAATGAATGCACTTTCAGCTTATCATTGTCCATTTCAATCAAACATCTATCTGAAAGAATCTCAAGTCCTACTACTGAGAAAAAGCCGCATCCATCAAGTATAGTAACTGCATAGTCTTTATCCTTTCCAACAAAGAAACAGACAATATCGAGGAATAGATTCTGTACATCATCATCTGGCAGCAAATCATAGCTAACTCTGAGTTTTTCCAGGATCTTATTGTCAGGGATTGCCTTTAATTTCCTCAATGCACTTTCCCACACCTCTATACTTCTGTCACAAAGAGAAGAACCTAAAACTTTGAGAGCCAAAGGAATCCCTTTACAATGAAGTATCACATTTTCTGAAAGGTCCTTGTGATCTTCTGAAGGTTGTTCTTTTCCAAAAGCGTGCCAACTGAAGAGTCGAATTGATTCTTGAGCATTCAATGGTGTGACCTTATACATCTTACATCTGCAGACTTCACTAGCATCAAATAGGTGCTGATTTCTGGTTGTTATGATAATTTTACTACCCGGATAATACCATCCTCTCATCCCAAGTACAACATTTAACTGATCTCTATCGTCCACATCATCGAGAACAAGAAGAATTCTTCTGCAACGGATGGCTTCTTGAATCTTGCTGACTCCTTCATCGACGTTGTATATCTTTTCAACCTTCTTCCCTAGAACATTTGAAAGAAGTTGTCTTTGTAGACTTACAAGACCATCATGTCTTTCTGAAGTTTTATTTACATCAGCAAGAAAGCTGCTGCCATCAAATTTGTCAAAGTTCAGATTGTAAGCAGTCTTGGCTAGTGTAGTTTTACCTATACCTCCCATCCCATATATAGCCATAATATCAACACTAGTCGATCCATCTTGCAACCAGAGATTGATGTCTCTAACTCGAGAATCTATTCCAACTGGATGGAGAGCAACACTTAAAACTGTGCGATTTAGTTTTCTTGCAACCACCTTCACAATCTCTTCAATAAACTTTGACTCACACCTGAAAATTGGATTGTATCCAATACCATCCAAAGTCAGAAACAAAGCACGTATATACTCTGCCAAAATTAGTAACCAGTAATATTTGATAATTCAGAAATTCCTCTAGTTTTCATCAGCTATTGAAGACTAGAATAGAGGGAAGTAAGATTATAGGTATCCATGCACCAGCGAGGATAACAGGCTTTATATTGGATATGCAACTGTCTAAAAGCGAGGATAACTGCAGCGAAACAATTTGAAATCCACTAATACAAAACTACCAACATAAACATAAAGCTAGTAAAAGTTTACCCATCAGATTGATTCTGTAAGACCATTCCTCCCAAATCAGCAACTTCTGTTAGAGCAGCCTTCCATTCCTTCACCTTCTGCAACCATTCCAGTCTCCTTCCTTCGGCCCCGGATTTAAATCTCTCTTCATACATTAAAAAATCTTGTTCAAAACTCCCTTTTTGTTTCCTGACTTCTGAGGGATCCACATCATAAAACACAGGCAGAACGAAACGTCCAAAAGTTCTCTTACTCTCAAGTATAAACACAAGTTCATCAAGGCACCTCTCTGAAGAGGTATACTCTTTAGTGAAGACAACAATGAGAATTCTTGATTCTTGAATTGTTTTCTGCAGTTCTTTGCATCCCTTTTCATCTATCTCAAGTTCATCAACTCTGAATGCGCGAATACCAGCATTTGATAAAGCTGAAAGAAGATGATCTCCAAAGGACATGCCTATTTTGGTTGCCAAACTCAGAAATGCATGATAAGCAAACTGAGtcatttctttgttttgttttgatcAGTCACTGATAAAAGATTGTTTTTTTGAGAAGCAATTGTTTAGAAGCATAGAAGAGATAAATAGGTGACTTCGGATATGCAGGCCGTCTAAGAAGGTACATGCATTGTTTTTACATGTCAAAATCAAAAAGGAATAGATATATATTCTAAAATTTACATAACCTAAGGTCTACATATCATTAACTAACCTAGTAAATGACAAGCCAGGGATATAAGGTAGGGTTGCCACGCCACCCACTCGCTTCCGTAAAAGTTTTACTGTGTGTGTAAGATAGCTCTGAGAAAACGATTATATTGTTAAAGTCACTGGTTCAGCGCCCACGTTAGAGGCTTTAGTGGCGTTTTGGATGCGAGTTTGAATCCTACTGTAGCGTCTTCATTATTATTCTACGTATTAAGATTTCTTTATTCTTAGTTTATTTAGCTCTAGGGCCCATCTGTTCTTCCTTTTTTCCCTTCGTTGTACTGCCATTCTTCCTTTTTATTTGCTAATCTGtccttttttattgattttagTATTAGCATATAatgattcttttttttataaCATAACTAGATACGCTTCACATACTTTTGTTTGAGTTACATACGTGAAGAAAAATGGAAGATTAACCAAATATTATAGATGTACATTTTTTAAACAGAAGTAACACGCTAAATATTCATTCATTCCAGTAAAGCATATTGAGCATATCCTATGAGCTGAAAAAGACAGAGGCGGACCCATGTGTATGGGTGAGGGGTCACCGGACCCCGTAAACTTCGGCCGAAATTCTctgtatatatacgtatataccTTGAAAATGGTTAATTTAAAGCAGTTGGCACCCTGAACACTACAAGCCTTTAGGAGGCACTGGTTGAGCAGAATAATGTGCCCCCATCGCAtaaaaatcctgggtccgcctctgaAAAAAGACCCATATTCTCCTCCATTGGATATAAAAATCTGCAttgcaaaatttgaaaaatacctGGATTGCAGAAAATAAATACAGCAATGAAAAAATGGAGTTccgcaacaaaaaaaaaacagcaaACACAGCAGAAAACAGCAGCAGTTTCGTGTTTAAAACAGCCCGAAAACCTTAGAGAAGAAACTCAGAACCAACTCTAAAGAAGACTTGTACTTTTCTAAAAGTTTGCACTCTAAAATTTACTCACAAAGCTCACCATTTCAGCTTGCTAAAGGGTGTTTTAGTTGCTGATTTTTCActcttaaaattatatttttagggTGTAAAAACTGTCCAACCAAACCAATGTGTGATGGAGCCCCCCTTCCTTTAAGGTGGTTTGGCTTATTGATATAGAGAATAAAAAATAGGAAAGTCCGAAAAATTTGCGAAGCTACGGTCCAACAAACATTTTCTAGTTGCTCCATTTTCTCCTTCTCCTATTgccttttttcacttttcaaaattctttcccctttcctttacccccccccccccccccccctcatgtTGTCCCCCCTCCTTTCTCCTCccctttttacttttctttattttccttctttttcaaaACCAAATCATTCATTTCCGTGttgttttttgactttttttgtgATGAGTTCATTTAGTAAGAGAGAGTAGGAATGTGGTTGTTTGGGAATAATTATGTTGGTGATAAGGTATGTGCTATATAA of the Nicotiana tabacum cultivar K326 chromosome 7, ASM71507v2, whole genome shotgun sequence genome contains:
- the LOC107768612 gene encoding TMV resistance protein N-like isoform X1; amino-acid sequence: MTQFAYHAFLSLATKIGMSFGDHLLSALSNAGIRAFRVDELEIDEKGCKELQKTIQESRILIVVFTKEYTSSERCLDELVFILESKRTFGRFVLPVFYDVDPSEVRKQKGSFEQDFLMYEERFKSGAEGRRLEWLQKVKEWKAALTEVADLGGMVLQNQSDGCESKFIEEIVKVVARKLNRTVLSVALHPVGIDSRVRDINLWLQDGSTSVDIMAIYGMGGIGKTTLAKTAYNLNFDKFDGSSFLADVNKTSERHDGLVSLQRQLLSNVLGKKVEKIYNVDEGVSKIQEAIRCRRILLVLDDVDDRDQLNVVLGMRGWYYPGSKIIITTRNQHLFDASEVCRCKMYKVTPLNAQESIRLFSWHAFGKEQPSEDHKDLSENVILHCKGIPLALKVLGSSLCDRSIEVWESALRKLKAIPDNKILEKLRVSYDLLPDDDVQNLFLDIVCFFVGKDKDYAVTILDGCGFFSVVGLEILSDRCLIEMDNDKLKVHSLIQDMGKEIIRLESPWEPWKRSRVWRYRDSFNILNEKTGTEKIECLVLDKEMSTKLSKLLKSVRSYFFNEDIGLVGHGNSKKRRKHLEHFGDADTEGSNNIEFEADAFSRMQRLRILQLSYVRFTEFYSLFPKSLRLLCWSGFHMKTIPEDLPLESLVALEMKKSCLEKTWDGTKILRSLKILNFSHSHFLKRTPDFCGLPNLKTLILKDCIKLVKIHESIGVLDRLVYLNLRDCKNLRKLPGSFCKLKSLEKLIISGCSRLVTSAIELGKLESLKTLQANGMNFGQLAPVGGNEKSWRSLWQTWSSNLRRSPDSNQFSFSSLSSSLVSLSLAKCNLTDDALSFGLCNLPSLCFLNLSENLIYNLPQNIKNLCLLQDLWLDGCPSLQSLPELPPSLVKLKAVRCSSLETVTNLPNLMSALFLDVLESENLSEISGLFKLNPIDHFEVEILNTLRLLKLDNRQDTVVEIFSRFTCTKSTYSVQQGLHEFGIFSTYFPGNEVPSWFSNKSEQRLLTLNVDSLPNIKITGLHICVVYARSSPRKFRYFRDGHTFYIKVQNITKGLKWIYAPSFIGIPGENNRLTFLCHWEFGKYLQTGDQINVSLPCWGNTFKMKELGATLAYDKQELDQSSASTSDARELAIRHNPISDYQSEECVMEVFMPSYQMAAHHYYLSHPNYFVLRDNSDLAVRSILNEKLFEDSYVETACSGAEEEADDDSIFDYDEDEDEEAAIAELEELLLRSW
- the LOC107768612 gene encoding TMV resistance protein N-like isoform X2, producing MTQFAYHAFLSLATKIGMSFGDHLLSALSNAGIRAFRVDELEIDEKGCKELQKTIQESRILIVVFTKEYTSSERCLDELVFILESKRTFGRFVLPVFYDVDPSEVRKQKGSFEQDFLMYEERFKSGAEGRRLEWLQKVKEWKAALTEVADLGGMVLQNQSDGCESKFIEEIVKVVARKLNRTVLSVALHPVGIDSRVRDINLWLQDGSTSVDIMAIYGMGGIGKTTLAKTAYNLNFDKFDGSSFLADVNKTSERHDGLVSLQRQLLSNVLGKKVEKIYNVDEGVSKIQEAIRCRRILLVLDDVDDRDQLNVVLGMRGWYYPGSKIIITTRNQHLFDASEVCRCKMYKVTPLNAQESIRLFSWHAFGKEQPSEDHKDLSENVILHCKGIPLALKVLGSSLCDRSIEVWESALRKLKAIPDNKILEKLRVSYDLLPDDDVQNLFLDIVCFFVGKDKDYAVTILDGCGFFSVVGLEILSDRCLIEMDNDKLKVHSLIQDMGKEIIRLESPWEPWKRSRVWRYRDSFNILNEKTGTEKIECLVLDKEMSTKLSKLLKSVRSYFFNEDIGLVGHGNSKKRRKHLEHFGDADTEGSNNIEFEADAFSRMQRLRILQLSYVRFTEFYSLFPKSLRLLCWSGFHMKTIPEDLPLESLVALEMKKSCLEKTWDGTKILRSLKILNFSHSHFLKRTPDFCGLPNLKTLILKDCIKLVKIHESIGVLDRLVYLNLRDCKNLRKLPGSFCKLKSLEKLIISGCSRLVTSAIELGKLESLKTLQANGMNFGQLAPVGGNEKSWRSLWQTWSSNLRRSPDSNQFSFSSLSSSLVSLSLAKCNLTDDALSFGLCNLPSLCFLNLSENLIYNLPQNIKNLCLLQDLWLDGCPSLQSLPELPPSLVKLKAVRCSSLETVTNLPNLMSALFLDVLESENLSEISGLFKLNPIDHFEVEILNTLRLLKLDNRQDTVVEIFSRFTCTKSTYSVQQGLHEFGIFSTYFPGNEVPSWFSNKSEQRLLTLNVDSLPNIKITGLHICVVYARSSPRKFRYFRDGHTFYIKVQNITKGLKWIYAPSFIGIPGENNRLTFLCHWEFGKYLQTGDQINVSLPCWGNTFKMKELGATLAYDKQELDQSSASTSDARELAIRHNPISDYQSEECVMEVFMPSYQMAAHHYYLSHPNYFVLRDNSDLAVRSILNEKLFEDSYVETACSEEEADDDSIFDYDEDEDEEAAIAELEELLLRSW